A stretch of Arthrobacter sp. NEB 688 DNA encodes these proteins:
- a CDS encoding DUF4232 domain-containing protein: MNTRRLRPVLAATALVAALGLTACGNGLESSGSATAGLSGGSSTTSNPDPSASPAPSSTGSDASPSPSTGGGSSPSTPSTTGSSAASTSSTSAAGRVGRCTVANLDVGVREPSGGAAAGSTYLLVAFRNTGSRSCVLDGFPGVSFVGKGDGTQLGAAAERTGSARTVTLAPGRSTTSLLQVANAGSYPQRSCAPTTADGFRVYPPGSTEAAFVRQSVQACQGSTGSSPQLVVSSVGTSG; encoded by the coding sequence ATGAACACACGACGCCTCCGTCCCGTCCTCGCGGCGACCGCCCTGGTCGCCGCTCTCGGCCTCACCGCCTGCGGCAACGGCCTCGAGTCCTCCGGCAGCGCCACGGCCGGCCTGTCGGGCGGGTCGAGCACCACGAGCAACCCCGACCCGTCGGCCTCGCCCGCCCCCTCGTCGACAGGGTCCGACGCGTCCCCCTCCCCGTCGACGGGTGGCGGCTCCTCCCCGAGCACGCCGTCGACGACCGGCTCCTCGGCCGCGTCGACCTCCTCGACCTCGGCCGCCGGACGGGTGGGGCGCTGCACCGTCGCGAACCTCGACGTCGGCGTCCGTGAGCCGTCCGGCGGCGCGGCCGCCGGCAGCACCTACCTGCTGGTCGCGTTCCGCAACACCGGCTCCCGCAGCTGCGTCCTCGACGGCTTCCCCGGTGTCTCGTTCGTCGGCAAGGGCGACGGGACGCAGCTGGGCGCGGCCGCCGAGCGCACCGGCTCGGCCCGCACGGTCACGCTCGCCCCCGGCCGCTCGACGACCTCCCTCCTCCAGGTGGCGAACGCGGGCAGCTACCCGCAGCGCAGCTGCGCCCCGACGACCGCCGACGGCTTCCGGGTCTACCCGCCCGGCTCGACCGAGGCCGCCTTCGTCCGGCAGTCCGTGCAGGCCTGCCAGGGCTCGACCGGCAGCAGCCCGCAGCTCGTCGTCTCGTCGGTCGGCACCTCCGGCTGA
- a CDS encoding HAMP domain-containing sensor histidine kinase has product MSRRSRGLRGRIATAVILVALAAVAALGVAVHLLVLREQVDTARASAADRMAAALDVRAATGLLAFDARVDDPSVPAALRDAVRTDGARATLVTGGSVRTVWAAGRAGDVVLSTRTRFVPADGTVAQVDRALLLAGVVVVLVAGLVGWVTAGRLARRLRRAADTARGVASGGDPASLRRVVGERHDEVGALADAVDAMAARLADRVRAEQRFTADVAHDLRTPVTGLLTAAELLEPSRAADLVRDRARALAALVEELLEVARLDGGREEALAEQVDLGEVVHRVVRRGVASGELPEGAVSVRTDGTARVVTDPRRVDRVVSNLVRNALRHGAAPVEVVQDGRVVEVRDHGPGFEPSMLRDGPQRLRHGRTDHDGHGLGLVIATGQARVLGGRLELDNPPGGGARARLVLPEQPAAAPHDEVTAGSPDRERTGA; this is encoded by the coding sequence GTGAGCCGGCGGTCGCGCGGCCTGCGCGGCCGGATCGCGACGGCCGTCATCCTCGTCGCCCTCGCCGCCGTCGCCGCGCTCGGCGTCGCCGTCCACCTCCTCGTGCTGCGCGAGCAGGTCGACACCGCCCGGGCCTCCGCCGCCGACCGGATGGCCGCCGCCCTCGACGTGCGGGCGGCCACCGGGCTGCTGGCCTTCGACGCGCGCGTCGACGACCCCTCGGTCCCGGCCGCGCTCCGCGACGCCGTGCGCACCGACGGGGCGCGCGCCACGCTCGTCACCGGCGGCTCGGTGCGCACCGTCTGGGCGGCGGGCCGCGCCGGCGACGTCGTCCTCTCGACGCGGACCCGGTTCGTCCCCGCCGACGGCACCGTCGCGCAGGTCGACCGCGCGTTGCTGCTCGCCGGGGTGGTCGTCGTGCTTGTCGCGGGGCTCGTCGGGTGGGTGACCGCGGGGCGCCTGGCCCGGCGCCTGCGCCGCGCCGCCGACACCGCGCGGGGCGTGGCCTCGGGCGGCGACCCCGCGTCGCTGCGCCGCGTCGTCGGGGAGCGCCACGACGAGGTCGGGGCGCTGGCCGACGCCGTCGACGCGATGGCCGCACGGCTGGCCGACCGGGTGCGCGCCGAGCAGCGCTTCACCGCCGACGTCGCCCACGACCTGCGGACCCCGGTCACCGGGCTGCTCACCGCCGCCGAGCTGCTCGAGCCCTCGCGCGCGGCCGACCTCGTCCGCGACCGCGCCCGCGCGCTCGCCGCGCTCGTCGAGGAGCTGCTCGAGGTCGCCCGGCTCGACGGGGGCCGGGAGGAGGCCCTGGCCGAGCAGGTCGACCTCGGCGAGGTCGTGCACCGGGTCGTCCGCCGCGGCGTCGCGTCCGGCGAGCTGCCGGAAGGCGCCGTCAGCGTCCGGACGGACGGCACGGCCCGGGTGGTCACCGACCCCCGCCGGGTCGACCGGGTCGTGAGCAACCTCGTGCGCAACGCCCTGCGGCACGGGGCCGCCCCGGTGGAGGTCGTCCAGGACGGGCGGGTCGTCGAGGTGCGTGACCACGGACCGGGCTTCGAGCCCTCGATGCTGCGCGACGGGCCGCAACGGCTGCGGCACGGCCGGACCGACCACGACGGGCACGGGCTCGGGCTCGTCATCGCGACCGGCCAGGCCCGCGTGCTCGGTGGCCGCCTCGAGCTCGACAACCCGCCCGGTGGTGGGGCGCGGGCGCGCCTCGTGCTCCCGGAGCAGCCGGCGGCCGCACCTCACGACGAGGTCACGGCCGGGTCACCGGACCGTGAGCGGACCGGTGCGTGA
- a CDS encoding response regulator transcription factor: protein MSESTTATGRRRVLLVEDDAVIGEATAAHLERDGYDVVWHTDGLEAWDAWRCAAPPFDLVVSDVMLPGLDGASLTRRIRESDQVPVVLVSARTDSLDVVGGLEAGADDYVTKPFDVQVLRARLRTALRRAGGERPQAPTDPSPEAGTGTGLETFGDLVLDRRAVQLRRGEEVLRLTPTEMRLFLELADEPGRVLSRRALLERVWGYGDAEDDDHVVNVHVQRLRAKVGADRVETVRGFGYRLVR from the coding sequence GTGAGCGAGAGCACCACCGCGACCGGACGGCGTCGGGTCCTCCTCGTCGAGGACGACGCCGTCATCGGGGAGGCCACGGCCGCCCACCTCGAGCGCGACGGCTACGACGTCGTCTGGCACACCGACGGCCTGGAGGCCTGGGACGCATGGCGCTGCGCCGCACCGCCGTTCGACCTCGTCGTCTCGGACGTCATGCTCCCCGGCCTCGACGGCGCGAGCCTGACGAGGCGCATCCGGGAGAGCGACCAGGTGCCGGTGGTCCTCGTCTCGGCGCGCACCGACAGCCTCGATGTCGTCGGCGGGCTCGAGGCCGGCGCGGACGACTACGTGACCAAGCCGTTCGACGTGCAGGTGCTGCGCGCCCGGCTGCGCACCGCCCTGCGCCGCGCCGGCGGCGAGCGGCCGCAGGCCCCCACCGACCCCTCCCCCGAGGCCGGCACCGGCACCGGCCTCGAGACCTTCGGCGACCTCGTCCTCGACCGCCGGGCCGTGCAGCTGCGGCGGGGCGAGGAGGTGCTGCGCCTCACCCCGACCGAGATGCGCCTCTTCCTCGAGCTGGCCGACGAGCCCGGCCGCGTGCTGTCGCGCCGGGCGCTGCTCGAGCGGGTCTGGGGCTACGGCGACGCCGAGGACGACGACCACGTCGTCAACGTCCACGTCCAGCGGCTGCGCGCGAAGGTCGGCGCCGACCGGGTCGAGACCGTCCGCGGCTTCGGCTACCGGCTGGTCCGGTGA
- a CDS encoding ABC transporter ATP-binding protein, giving the protein MADAAIVVEDLRVVRGGREVLPGLSMTVPRGEIVGLLGPSGGGKSTLMRAVVGVQVVAGGTVTVLGEPAGSPALRRRVGYLTQAPSVYGDLTVRENVRYFARVLGVGREAADRAVAAVDLTDRADARAGSLSGGQLSRAGLACTLVGDPEVLVLDEPTVGLDPVLRRDLWAIFRRLAADGRTLLVSSHVMDEAVRCDRLVLLRAGRVLSDSTLPGLLERTGTTDAESAFLALVDAADGPAADPGGPAPEAYRGRHTGEAS; this is encoded by the coding sequence ATGGCCGACGCCGCGATCGTGGTCGAGGACCTCCGGGTGGTCCGGGGCGGGCGCGAGGTGCTGCCCGGGCTCTCGATGACGGTGCCGCGCGGCGAGATCGTCGGGCTGCTCGGGCCGAGCGGCGGCGGCAAGTCCACCCTGATGCGCGCGGTCGTCGGCGTCCAGGTCGTCGCCGGCGGCACCGTGACGGTGCTCGGCGAGCCCGCCGGTTCGCCCGCCCTGCGCCGGCGGGTCGGCTACCTCACCCAGGCCCCGAGCGTCTACGGCGACCTCACGGTGCGCGAGAACGTCCGCTACTTCGCCCGGGTGCTCGGCGTCGGCCGGGAGGCCGCCGACCGGGCCGTCGCGGCGGTCGACCTCACCGACCGCGCCGACGCGCGCGCCGGCTCGCTCTCCGGTGGGCAGCTGTCGCGGGCCGGCCTCGCGTGCACCCTCGTCGGCGACCCCGAGGTCCTCGTCCTCGACGAGCCGACGGTCGGCCTCGACCCGGTGCTGCGCCGCGACCTGTGGGCAATCTTCCGACGGCTGGCCGCCGACGGGCGCACCCTCCTCGTCTCGAGCCACGTGATGGACGAGGCCGTGCGCTGCGACCGGCTCGTGCTCCTGCGGGCCGGCCGCGTCCTCAGCGACTCGACCCTGCCCGGGCTGCTCGAGCGGACCGGCACGACCGACGCGGAGTCGGCCTTCCTCGCGCTCGTCGACGCCGCCGACGGGCCCGCCGCCGACCCGGGCGGCCCTGCGCCCGAGGCGTACCGGGGCCGGCACACGGGGGAGGCGTCGTGA
- a CDS encoding ABC transporter permease, whose translation MNARITLATAARILRQLRGDHRTVALMLVVPCVLLGLLAWVYADAPVDVFGSIGPALLGVFPLVVMFIVTSIATLRERTTGTLERLLTTPLGKGDLMLGYALAFGVMALVQALVASAFAIWVCGLDVAGPVWLLVVVAVVDAVLGTALGLLASGFARTEFQAVQFMPAFVLPQFLLCGLIVPRDRMPGVLEAISDVLPLSYAVDAMKDVTTRADPLGEVLPSLGVMLAWIAVALVLGSLTLRRRTP comes from the coding sequence GTGAACGCGCGCATCACGCTCGCGACGGCGGCGCGCATCCTGCGGCAGCTGCGCGGCGACCACCGGACCGTCGCGCTCATGCTCGTCGTCCCGTGCGTCCTCCTCGGCCTGCTGGCGTGGGTCTACGCCGACGCCCCGGTCGACGTCTTCGGCTCCATCGGGCCCGCGCTGCTCGGCGTCTTCCCGCTCGTCGTCATGTTCATCGTCACGAGCATCGCCACGCTGCGCGAGCGGACGACCGGCACCCTCGAACGGCTGCTGACGACGCCCCTCGGCAAGGGTGACCTCATGCTCGGCTACGCGCTGGCCTTCGGCGTGATGGCGCTCGTGCAGGCCCTCGTCGCCAGCGCGTTCGCCATCTGGGTGTGCGGGCTCGACGTCGCCGGGCCGGTGTGGCTGCTCGTCGTCGTCGCGGTCGTCGACGCCGTGCTCGGGACCGCGCTCGGCCTGCTCGCGAGTGGGTTCGCGCGCACCGAGTTCCAGGCCGTGCAGTTCATGCCGGCGTTCGTGCTGCCGCAGTTCCTGCTCTGCGGGCTCATCGTGCCGCGCGACCGGATGCCCGGGGTGCTCGAGGCGATCTCGGACGTCCTGCCCCTGTCGTACGCCGTCGACGCGATGAAGGACGTCACGACGCGCGCCGACCCGCTCGGCGAGGTGCTCCCGAGCCTCGGCGTCATGCTCGCGTGGATCGCCGTCGCGCTCGTGCTCGGCAGCCTGACGCTCCGCCGCCGCACGCCCTGA
- a CDS encoding proline dehydrogenase family protein, whose product MDASDLLRGALLQISGSDAVRTAVTKAPVSRAVVQRYVAGDLVPEAVAVTGELRATNRLATIDYLGEDVTDRAQAERTRDTYLALLDALAEADLARFGAAEVSVKLSAVGQAIPGDGDAIALENARAICAAAERAGTTVTLDMEDHTTTDRTLEAVRALRADFPWVGAVLQAYLHRTEADCRDLAGPGSRVRLCKGAYKEPASVAYQDGGEVDLSYVRCLKVLMAGEGYPMVASHDPRLVEIAEALASHHGRTPDSYEFQMLLGVRSTEQKRIADRGHQMRVYLPFGEDWYGYLVRRLAERPANLRFFLRSLAGSS is encoded by the coding sequence GTGGACGCCTCCGACCTGCTCCGTGGAGCCCTGCTCCAGATCTCCGGCTCCGACGCGGTGCGCACCGCCGTGACGAAGGCGCCGGTCAGCCGGGCCGTCGTCCAGCGCTACGTCGCGGGCGACCTCGTCCCCGAGGCCGTCGCGGTCACCGGCGAGCTGCGCGCGACCAACCGCCTCGCGACCATCGACTACCTCGGCGAGGACGTCACCGACCGCGCCCAGGCCGAGCGCACCCGCGACACCTACCTCGCGCTGCTCGACGCGCTCGCCGAGGCCGACCTCGCGCGCTTCGGGGCCGCCGAGGTGAGCGTCAAGCTGAGCGCCGTCGGGCAGGCCATCCCCGGCGACGGCGACGCGATCGCCCTCGAGAACGCCCGCGCCATCTGCGCGGCGGCCGAGCGGGCCGGCACGACCGTGACCCTCGACATGGAGGACCACACGACGACCGACCGCACCCTCGAGGCCGTCCGGGCGCTGCGCGCGGACTTCCCGTGGGTCGGCGCCGTGCTCCAGGCCTACCTGCACCGCACCGAGGCCGACTGCCGCGACCTCGCGGGCCCGGGCAGCCGGGTGCGCCTGTGCAAGGGCGCCTACAAGGAGCCCGCCTCCGTGGCCTACCAGGACGGCGGCGAGGTCGACCTCTCCTACGTCCGCTGCCTCAAGGTCCTCATGGCGGGCGAGGGCTACCCGATGGTGGCCAGCCACGACCCGCGCCTCGTCGAGATCGCCGAGGCCCTCGCCTCGCACCACGGCCGCACCCCCGACTCCTACGAGTTCCAGATGCTCCTCGGCGTCCGCTCGACCGAGCAGAAGCGGATCGCCGACCGCGGCCACCAGATGCGCGTCTACCTGCCCTTCGGCGAGGACTGGTACGGCTACCTCGTGC